GGTCGCCGAGCGGGCGACGATTCCCCCCTCAGGACCTCGTTGCGCCCCGCCGCTCCCGGCACCTCGCTTACCCGACGACTATCGACCCCGCGGATCCGCCCTGGCGGCCTGAGCGCCACGTCCCAAACTCGATTGCAACTGTGCGCGCGCGCTTGATCCGGGCGCTGAGCAGAATAATCATGCGATGCCCGTGCTGTGGCGCCGTCCGTCGAGACCGCCCAAAACTCCTCTTGTGACGCAGTAAAATTAGCGAAGCGTAACCCACCATGTCGCCGCGGAAAGAGAATTGGTGGGTTACGCCAGGCGGTCTGCGCTTCGCGCAGTCCGCAGGGCTAACCCACCCTACGCATCCACCGGCGTCTCGCCTAATTCTGCTTCGGCTTCTTCGCAGCCGTCACCTTCGGCTCACGCCGCGCGCCACCCAGCGCACTGTCCTTGCCCGCCTTCAACACCTCGTCCGACAGCTCGCTGGAGCCGGCGATACGGGCCAGCAGCATGGTGCCGGCCATCGTCGCCAGCGTGGCGATCGCCTGTTTGCGCGCGGCCTTGCGCGGCAGGTTCGGGATGAAATCGGTCATCATCTCGACCATCTCGTCGAGCTTGCCGGCAAAGGCTTTTCGCGTCTTCGGGCTCTCGCGGGCAATCTCGGCGCCGAGCGCGGGGATCGAGCAACCATGGCCGGGATTGTCCCGATGCAAGGCCGAAAGATAAGTCTCCACGATCTGGGCGAGCTGCTTCTCGGGCGCGACCTGATCGGACTGCTTGCGCCAGTGCTCCATCGAACGGTCCATGCCGTAGGCAAAGGCCTCGATCACCAGCGCCTCGCGGGAATCGAAATGCGCGTAGAACCCGCCATGGGTCAGGCCCGCCTCCTTCATGAGGTCGGCGACGCCGATGCCGTGGGCGCCCTTTTCGCGCAGCCGCACGGACGCCTTCTTCACGATGCGGTCGTGAGTTTCCTGCTTGTGTTCCCGAGAATAGCGCATGCGGCTCTCATTGGATGTCGGAGGTCATCTCATAACACGGATATCGCCCGAGCGGCTCATTAATTCCCGGTAAAATTGTTGCCGATCATGGAAAAGGTTGCAGTTGCATGGACTGCGAGGGCTCCCTTGCCGTCACGGACGAAGCCTTCGGTGTAGCTGGTCTGGCGCCCCAGCTTGATGATCTTGCCTTCGGCCGAGATCAGCCCCGACCGGACCGAGAGCGGACGCAGGAAGGTCATTTTCAGGTCGAGCGTCACCGACGACCGCCCGGCCTCCAGCCGCGTCGAAATCGCACACCCCATGGCGGTGTCGAGGAGCGCGGCGGCTGTCGCCCCATGCAGGAGGCCGATGGTATTTTCGAGGTCCTCGCGCGGCTCCAGCTCCATCACGATCCGGCCCGGCTCGACCACGGCCATGATGAAACCGATCAGCTTTGCGAACGGCGGCGGCGGCAGCCGGCCGTCACGGAGCCCCAGCATGGCATCCATACCCGACAGGCCCATCGCCACCTTTGCGACCGGCGCAGGCACCTGCCAGTCCACCACGCGCTCGCGCCGTTGCGCGGGTGAAAACAGGTCGAGTTGAGCGAGTTCGGTCATGGCTATCCCTTGGTATGATGCGCATCATACTACGCTGCGGACTTTGCGCTGGCAACTCGGTCTCCTGCGCTTGACAAGCGCGAGGTTTCGGCCCGGAAGTGGTCCCGACCGACGCGCCTCGCGCCTGTCCACGAAACCTTCGAGATGCCCCGATGGAAATGCTCAACAACCACTGCGGCGTGACGCGCGATGCGCGCGGCGTCGTTCATGTCGCGATCTGCAACGCCGGCCCGCTGAATATTCTGGGCTCGCCCGTGACCGATGCGGTCCGCGAAGGCCTGCAAAAGCTCGCCACCGACCGCAGCATCCGCGTCGTCGTGCTGCGCGGCCAGAGCGAGAAGAGCATGATCGGCGGCGCCGACATCAAGGAGATGGCGAAGCTCGACCAGACATCGGCCGAAGCCTTCATCAGCCGCCTGCGTGATCTCTGCGAGGCCGTGCGCCAATTCCCAGCTCCCATGATCGCGCGCATGCCCGGCTGGTGCCTCGGCGGCGGTCTAGAGGTTGCGGCGGCCTGCGACTTCCGCATTGCCGCGCACGATGCGCATTTCGGCATGCCCGAGGTCCGCGTCGGCATTCCCTCGGTCATCCACGCAGCGCTCTTGCCGCGCCTGATCGGCTGGGCCCGCGCGCGCTGGCTGGTGATGACCGCGGAGAATATCGACGCGCTGACGGCGCTGGCCTGGGGCCTGATCGACAAGATCGCGCCGGCTGGCGGACTGGATGCCGAGATCGAGCACCTCGTGAGCGCACTGCTCGAATGCGGCCCCGAGGCGCTGCGGTCGCAGAAGGCACTGCTGCGCCAATGGGAGGAACTGCCGCTGACGGAGTCGGTGAACCTCAGCGTCAAGGTGTTCGGCGAGT
This portion of the Bradyrhizobium diazoefficiens genome encodes:
- a CDS encoding TetR/AcrR family transcriptional regulator codes for the protein MRYSREHKQETHDRIVKKASVRLREKGAHGIGVADLMKEAGLTHGGFYAHFDSREALVIEAFAYGMDRSMEHWRKQSDQVAPEKQLAQIVETYLSALHRDNPGHGCSIPALGAEIARESPKTRKAFAGKLDEMVEMMTDFIPNLPRKAARKQAIATLATMAGTMLLARIAGSSELSDEVLKAGKDSALGGARREPKVTAAKKPKQN
- a CDS encoding PaaI family thioesterase; translated protein: MTELAQLDLFSPAQRRERVVDWQVPAPVAKVAMGLSGMDAMLGLRDGRLPPPPFAKLIGFIMAVVEPGRIVMELEPREDLENTIGLLHGATAAALLDTAMGCAISTRLEAGRSSVTLDLKMTFLRPLSVRSGLISAEGKIIKLGRQTSYTEGFVRDGKGALAVHATATFSMIGNNFTGN
- a CDS encoding enoyl-CoA hydratase, with protein sequence MEMLNNHCGVTRDARGVVHVAICNAGPLNILGSPVTDAVREGLQKLATDRSIRVVVLRGQSEKSMIGGADIKEMAKLDQTSAEAFISRLRDLCEAVRQFPAPMIARMPGWCLGGGLEVAAACDFRIAAHDAHFGMPEVRVGIPSVIHAALLPRLIGWARARWLVMTAENIDALTALAWGLIDKIAPAGGLDAEIEHLVSALLECGPEALRSQKALLRQWEELPLTESVNLSVKVFGESFLTDEPTRLMQAFVNRRR